Part of the Tidjanibacter massiliensis genome is shown below.
GCCCACACGCGCAGCGGCAGCGGTACGGTGATGACCGTCAGCTACATAAAGTGCCGGAACGCCTTCGAATATCTTGGTGATACGGTCGATAACGGCTTTGTCGCTGATTATCCACATCTGGTGACGCACGTCGTCGGCCGAAGTAAAGTCGTATTCGGCAGGCTGATTCTTGACCGTAGCGGCTACGATGTCGTCTATCTCCTTGATATCGGGGTAGGCGAAGAACACCGGCTCCATGTTGGCGCTCTGGATGTTCACATGTATCATACGGTCTTCCTCCTTCTCCGTGCGGGTCAGCTCGTGTTTCTTAATCTTGCCGTCGATGTAATCCATGAAATTGGAAGCCACAGCAAGACCGTACTGCGTTTTGCCGTTCATCGTCTGGGCATAGATGTAGTAGTGCTCCTCGTTGTCCTTCACGAGCCAGCCTTTCTCTTTCCAGAGTTTGAAGTTCTCAACCGCCTTGTCATACACCTTCTTGTCGTGCTCGTCGGCAATCGGGTCGAAATCTATCTCGGGCTTGATGATGTGAAGCAGCGAACGTTCCGTCGCTTCTGCCTTGGCCTCTTTCGAGTTGAGTACGTCGTAGGGACGCGAAGCCACCTCCGCCGCATACTGCTTGGGCGGACGAGTGCCTTTAAAAGGTTTTATCTTTACCATTGTGTCTAATTTTAAATGATTCCGTATCGGATACAGTAAAGACCGGCACCACTGTTTCCACAATGTATGCCGGTCCCTTATTCAATCGTTTACCACTTGTTGACCTGGAACCGGTTCTCGCCCTTGGTGAAGAAAGCGACAATCTGGTTCGCGGCTGCCAGAGCGGCATTGACATTGGCTTCCTGAGTTTCGGCGCCCATCTTCTTCGGTGTAGCGAATACGCGGTTGCCGAACTTCTCGTTGAGAACTACCTGCATGTCTGCGGCGATGTCGGTCACATACTTGAGGTCGGTCCTCTCTGCGAGCACTTTTGCCAGGCCCTCTTCGTCGATAACCTCCTTGCGGGCGGTATTGACTATCGTGGCACCTTTCGGCATCTTGCTAAGCAGGTCGTAATTGATGGACTTCTTTGTTTGTTCGGTAGCGGGAATGTGTACCGAAACATAGTCGCACTTCGAGTAGAGCTCCTCTACGGAACCTACCGGAATGACGCCGTCCTTCTCATACACTGCCTTGTCGGTGATGAATGGGTCATAGGCATATACCTCCATACCGAAGCCCTTGCCGTAGCGGGCAACGAGTTTACCCACATTGCCGTAGGCGTGGATACCGAGGCGTTTGCCGTGGATTTCGGTTCCCGTACCCGGAGTGAACTTGTTGCGGGCCATGAATATCATCAGACCGATGGCGAGTTCTGCAACGGCGTTGGAGTTCTGCCCGGGCGTATTCATTACGACAATCTTGCGGGCCGTAGCGGCTGCAAGGTCCACGTTATCGTATCCAGCACCTGCACGAACGACGATTTTGAGGTTCTTGGCTGCTTCGATTACCTCTGCGGTAATCTTGTCGCTGCGGATGATGATGGCATCCACGTCAGCAACCGCCTTGAGGAGTTCGCTCTTGTCGGTATACTTTTCAAGTACGACCAGCTCGTAACCGGCTTTTTCCACTATCTCCCTGATGCCGTCCGACGCAACTTTGGCGAACGGCTTCTCGGTAGCAAGTAATACTTTCATTTCGAAATCGTTTAACGAATAGAAATCAATACTGTTTTCCTGTTTCTTAGGCTTGTATGTCACGAAATAGCCCACGGCCTACTTGTGCATTTTCTCGAACTCCTGCATGCATGCTACCAGCGCCCCTACGCTTTCAAGCGGGCATGCGTTGTAGATGGAAGCCCTGAAGCCGCCCACCGAACGGTGTCCCTTGATACCTACCATGCCCTTCTCCTTGGCAAATGCCATGAATTCGCCTTCGAGCGCCTCGTGGCCCGGAGCCATTACGAAGCATACGTTCATGAGCGAACGGTCTTCCTTCACGGCGGTACCTACGAAGAGGGAGTTGCGGTCGATTTCGTTGTAAAGAAGCTCTGCTTTTTTCTTGTTGCGCTTGTACATCTCCTCTACGCCACCGAGTTCCTTCACCCACTTGAGGGTCTCGTGCATTACGAAAATCGGGAATACGGGCGGGGTGTTGAACATCGAGTTGTTCCTCGGTTCGTCGCCTATATGGGTGCGGTAATCGACCATCGTCTGGAGGTTGCGGCCGGTCTGACCGAGCAGGTCCTTGCGGACGATAACGAAAGTCACGCCGGCAGGACCCACGTTCTTTTGCGCACCGCCGTAGATGAGACCGTATTTCTTAACATCTACCGGACGGCTCATGATATCCGACGACATGTCTGCAACGAGCGTTACGGGCGAGTCGATATCCTCGTGTATCTCGGTACCGTAAATGGTGTTGTTGGTGGTGATGTGGAAATAATCCGCATCCGTCGGTATCTTGTATCCCTTCGGAATGTAGGTATAGTTCTTGTCCTCGGAAGAGGCCACTATCTCCACTTCGCCGTAGAACTTCGCCTCTTTGGCCGCTTTCTTAGCCCATACACCGGTCTGGAGGTAAGCGGCTTTCTTCTTCATGAGGTTGGCCGGCACTTCGAAGAACTGGGTGGATGCACCGCCGCCGAGGAAGAGGACTGCATAGTCGTCCGGAATATTGAGGAGGTCCCTCCAAAGCTGTTCGGTCTCAGCCATTACACGTTCCCAACCCGGGGTACGGTGCGAGATTTCCAGAATACCGATGCCCGTGTTGTCGAAATCACGGATAGCCTCGATTGCGGATTCTATCGCCTGTTTCGGCAATACGCAAGGTCCCGCGTTAAAATTGTGCTTCTTCATGATGCTAAATCTTTTAATTTGTTAGTTGTATTGAGGATTTTGATTCCGAATTATCGCTTTGTTTTGCAAAGATATGAATAGTTTCTGATTCCGCAACCGATTCCCGGCAATAATTTACCGACGGGCGGAAGTGTTGTACAATCTCTCCATTTTACCTTATCTTTGTATCTCAAAACGCTTTTCTATGATAAAATCGATGACCGGCTACGGCAAGGCGGAAGCCGTGGAAGGAAAGAGGAAAATCACGGTGGAGATACGCTCGCTCAACAGCAAGCAGCTCGATATGTCCGTCAGGATACCGCAGGCTTACAGACCGCTGGAGTATGAGGTGAGGAACCGCATCGGGAAAGCCGTGCAGCGCGGCAAGGTCGATGTATATATC
Proteins encoded:
- a CDS encoding DUF1015 domain-containing protein, which produces MVKIKPFKGTRPPKQYAAEVASRPYDVLNSKEAKAEATERSLLHIIKPEIDFDPIADEHDKKVYDKAVENFKLWKEKGWLVKDNEEHYYIYAQTMNGKTQYGLAVASNFMDYIDGKIKKHELTRTEKEEDRMIHVNIQSANMEPVFFAYPDIKEIDDIVAATVKNQPAEYDFTSADDVRHQMWIISDKAVIDRITKIFEGVPALYVADGHHRTAAAARVGQERMKANPHHTGEEEYNYFLAVLFPANQLNIIDYNRVVKDLNGLTPAQFLDALKKDFDVKEMGKEIYKPNKLHNFGMYLDGKWYSLTAKAGTYNDADPIGVLDVTVLSNLVLDNILGIKDLRTDKRIDFVGGIRGLGELQRRVDSGEMKVAFALYPVSMQQLIDIADSGNIMPPKTTWFEPKLRSGIVIHEF
- the serC gene encoding 3-phosphoserine/phosphohydroxythreonine transaminase; this encodes MKKHNFNAGPCVLPKQAIESAIEAIRDFDNTGIGILEISHRTPGWERVMAETEQLWRDLLNIPDDYAVLFLGGGASTQFFEVPANLMKKKAAYLQTGVWAKKAAKEAKFYGEVEIVASSEDKNYTYIPKGYKIPTDADYFHITTNNTIYGTEIHEDIDSPVTLVADMSSDIMSRPVDVKKYGLIYGGAQKNVGPAGVTFVIVRKDLLGQTGRNLQTMVDYRTHIGDEPRNNSMFNTPPVFPIFVMHETLKWVKELGGVEEMYKRNKKKAELLYNEIDRNSLFVGTAVKEDRSLMNVCFVMAPGHEALEGEFMAFAKEKGMVGIKGHRSVGGFRASIYNACPLESVGALVACMQEFEKMHK
- a CDS encoding 3-phosphoglycerate dehydrogenase — translated: MKVLLATEKPFAKVASDGIREIVEKAGYELVVLEKYTDKSELLKAVADVDAIIIRSDKITAEVIEAAKNLKIVVRAGAGYDNVDLAAATARKIVVMNTPGQNSNAVAELAIGLMIFMARNKFTPGTGTEIHGKRLGIHAYGNVGKLVARYGKGFGMEVYAYDPFITDKAVYEKDGVIPVGSVEELYSKCDYVSVHIPATEQTKKSINYDLLSKMPKGATIVNTARKEVIDEEGLAKVLAERTDLKYVTDIAADMQVVLNEKFGNRVFATPKKMGAETQEANVNAALAAANQIVAFFTKGENRFQVNKW